A genomic window from Plasmodium coatneyi strain Hackeri chromosome 13, complete sequence includes:
- a CDS encoding KIR protein, translating into MKRGECNVNTLPSKQIYAKFEENKNGGKQICSDISTWTEGILDILGNKLKQNHMGAVKPEEIANVWCSISKLNTKEKEPPPSCKVGVVCNFFYFWLGDKLEGKLQGGNAKLKEVIQSFFNKLSDSTGLCASTFLSSTMDTTFLKQRKKVFDYYYDYQTIWNQIKNSGSDGSSCAQKYDSYLNGVEEISTDGGADDAYRKVQANCPSNGGDNFCTEFWKKKFQQNGHGGCGSKPIPPPSQLKEKATSPEEVLPPASDEEDSLDSCLTQLLSQHSEITSLAGKEASTDQLPQGGAGGGTTTPVVASSALGIVGLPALAFFLYKVKLPL; encoded by the exons ATGAAAAGA GGTGAGTGTAATGTGAAtacattaccttccaaacaaATTTATGCAAAATTCGAAGAAAACAAGAATGGTGGCAAACAAATATGTTCGGACATCAGCACCTGGACAGAGGGAATATTGGATATTTTAGGGAATAAGTTGAAACAGAATCATATGGGCGCAGTTAAACCGGAAGAAATTGCGAATGTTTGGTGTTCCATATCTAAATTAAATacaaaggagaaggaaccaCCCCCATCTTGTAAGGTGGGGGtggtgtgtaattttttttatttctggtTAGGAGACAAACTAGAAGGAAAATTGCAAGGAGGAAATGCTAAACTTAAGGAAGTTATACAAAGCTTCTTCAATAAGTTGAGCGATTCCACCGGATTGTGTGCTAGCACTTTTTTAAGCAGTACCATGGACACAACTTTCCtcaagcaaagaaaaaaagtcttcgattattattatgactaCCAAACCATATGgaaccaaataaaaaattccgGATCCGATGGGTCTTCCTGTGCACAGAAATATGATAGCTACCTAAATGGTGTTGAGGAAATTAGTACAGATGGTGGAGCTGATGATGCATATAGAAAAGTACAAGCAAATTGTCCCTCTAATGGGGGTGATAACTTCTGTACAGAATtctggaagaaaaagttccAGCAAAATGGTCATGGTGGTTGTGGTAGCAAACCTATCCCACCACCATCACaactgaaagaaaaggcaaCGTCCCCAGAGGAGGTCCTTCCACCAGCATCGGACGAAGAGGATAGTCTGGATAGTTGCTTAACACAGTTGCTTTCACAACATTCAGAAATTACTTCATTAGCGGGGAAGGAAGCGTCAACAGATCAGTTGCCACAGGGGGGAGCTGGTGGTGGTACCACCACTCCCGTTGTTGCCTCTTCTGCATTAGGAATAGTTGGACTACCTGCATTGGCATTCTTTttgtataaggtaaaattacCATTATAA